From a single Pseudomonas sp. A34-9 genomic region:
- a CDS encoding peptidylprolyl isomerase yields MAKATARHILVSSEDKCNELKAQIEGGADFAEVAKANSTCPSSRQGGDLGSFGPGQMVKEFDTVVFSAPINVVQGPVKTQFGYHLLEVTSRQD; encoded by the coding sequence ATGGCTAAAGCCACTGCCCGCCACATCCTGGTTTCCAGCGAAGACAAGTGCAACGAACTCAAGGCCCAGATCGAAGGCGGCGCTGATTTCGCCGAAGTCGCCAAAGCCAACTCCACCTGCCCGTCCAGCCGCCAGGGCGGTGATCTGGGTTCGTTCGGTCCTGGCCAGATGGTCAAGGAATTCGACACCGTGGTCTTCAGCGCGCCAATCAATGTCGTGCAAGGTCCAGTGAAAACCCAGTTCGGTTATCACCTGCTGGAAGTCACCAGCCGTCAGGACTGA
- a CDS encoding triacylglycerol lipase, whose amino-acid sequence MQRNASTRYPVLLVHGLFGFERIGHFELFHDVKNALKASGSRVFVPHLSATHKNEIRGEQLLAQIDRVLRGTGADKVNLIGHSQGALAARYAAALAPHAVASVTSVSGPNHGSEMADFLRKALVPGRLPEAVAQNVATLFGNFLSLLSGSARLPQNALAALNALTTEGVGDFNDKFPQGLPGSWGGQGAEQVNGVRYYSWSGVLPAHSPSTLDPARNICHALSQYFMTETQQNDGFVGRFSSHLGQVIRSDYPLDHLGSLRRTASTITTLPDPIELYVEHAERLHAANL is encoded by the coding sequence ATGCAACGGAATGCTTCAACTCGTTATCCCGTCCTGTTGGTACACGGCCTGTTCGGATTTGAGCGCATCGGTCATTTTGAGCTGTTCCATGACGTAAAGAACGCGCTGAAAGCCAGCGGCAGCCGAGTGTTTGTTCCGCACCTGTCTGCCACCCATAAAAACGAAATACGAGGAGAGCAACTGCTTGCACAGATTGATCGTGTCTTGCGGGGCACAGGTGCCGACAAAGTCAATCTCATCGGACACAGCCAGGGCGCATTGGCTGCTCGATACGCTGCCGCGCTCGCCCCGCACGCCGTCGCCTCGGTGACCTCCGTCAGTGGCCCGAACCATGGCTCGGAAATGGCTGACTTTCTGCGCAAGGCACTGGTGCCCGGGCGGCTGCCCGAGGCGGTCGCACAGAATGTGGCGACCCTGTTTGGCAACTTTCTTTCGTTGCTCAGTGGCAGCGCGAGATTGCCGCAAAACGCACTGGCAGCACTCAATGCGCTGACGACAGAAGGCGTGGGCGATTTCAACGACAAGTTTCCTCAGGGGTTGCCCGGGAGCTGGGGCGGCCAGGGCGCGGAGCAAGTCAATGGGGTGCGTTATTACTCATGGAGCGGCGTCCTGCCGGCCCACAGTCCATCGACCCTCGATCCGGCCCGGAACATTTGCCATGCGCTATCGCAATACTTCATGACCGAGACGCAGCAGAATGACGGTTTCGTCGGTCGCTTCAGTTCTCATCTGGGGCAGGTTATCCGCTCCGACTATCCGCTGGACCATCTGGGCAGCCTGCGCCGCACAGCCAGCACCATCACTACCCTGCCCGACCCGATTGAACTGTACGTTGAACACGCCGAACGTCTGCACGCCGCGAATCTCTGA